Below is a genomic region from Primulina eburnea isolate SZY01 chromosome 9, ASM2296580v1, whole genome shotgun sequence.
GCTCATGCACCACTACTAGTGGGGAGATGAAAGTAATCATTTTCTAAAAGTGAGATATTTTATAAGTATCAATCCATGGTCATGGACTACGACCCATAATGGACTAACATACAACTCATTATCAGTAGTAGTATATGAATATAAGCTGAGTTGAGCAAGCCTACGGTCCATCTTTGTTACATTATATaacttctttttaaaaaaaaaacaaccgcTATTTTTAGAGTAAAAACAGtgagaaaaaattaaaaatacattAGAAATTTCGCATGTAAATATCTACGCGACACACACGATATATATGATGTGGCCtctaaaaataaaacaataatcTTTTGGTAGGGTGAGAATATGTGGAAGAGGGAAGGAGACAAGGTTggctatcaaagatttttttgAGGCTTACAGTAAATTGGGAGGGGACAAACCTATAATGCTTCTAAAAGTATATCTAATCCATGAACCCCAAATTTTGTCTAAATTTTTGCAAAACACGGGGCCACATGTTCGCGAGAACTTGCAAATTTTACTTGGATTATTAACTATACTAAAATAATCATGGATCTTTATGCTCCGTTTGTTACGTGTGATGAGATAAGCAAATGATTAGTAACTAGAGTGATTGAAAAATGAGAGATATGAATTAATAGTATGGTGTGATAAATAACAtggtgtttggtatgattttaaaatgatgatttgtaaattttattgtaatgaccaaaataccccaattgttaattaaatatatattttaaaataattagatagataattaaatatttataattataatttatatttattaaaattaattgaaatatatttattagaaatatatttgaaaatattatggtaatcattaaacaaaataaatttgaatttaataaatatttattttcataaaagaattaattaacaagattataaattaaaaaaaaattaatttaagataGATTTATATTacaattattttctttaaagtgattgaaaataataaaaatatatgaaattaatttataaaaaatataataaaatttaaatattaaattaattattaaattttcactaatttaattttcatattatattgaAGAAGATAATTCAAGGGTATTATGgtcaatataaaattttatcatgatcaatattcaataattataaattatcacAATTTTTTAGAGAGATATTTAATCACACCAATAACAGTGAGAGCTTtcaagcataatcaaggacctataaattaaataaaaaaaagaaaaaaacgtAAGATAAggaatgattatttaataatcaTTCCCTTATAATGACTACCAATCATATAACCTTATTGCCTCGGAATCATCAACTATATGCCTTTGTTGCAAAGTCTTTAAAACCAACTAAAAACACACGTATGTGACCAATTGTGGTTGCATCTAATGAATGAGTACTCTTGGCTGTACCTTAAACTCTGAAAATTGTTAAGTCGTTAAGGATCTCTTATTTTAATGACAAAAACGATGATGTccatctgtgtgtgtgtgtcgtcGTTCGCTTTAGCTCTAGCCTTAATAATCAATCGGGCATTTCCTTATCTCTTTGGGTTCGTAACGgattattttatgttatatctTGAACATTTTTCTCTATGTTGTCAAatattaattattggattatatatatatcaacattTATATTATTCGATTTTATTAGACAAATATATAAATTCGATAATTTGAATCCAAATGATTAGTAAGTTTTACGATGACAAAATTATGAGTAAATATTACTATCATgctaaaatcatatttttatagtgtgatataaatttataaaaataaaataaaaaaatattgaccatacttttataattttattttttaaaaaaaaaaacttttttaaCTTCTAAAGTAAGATGTGACCACTTTTAGCGAACTTGCTTTGAGCATGGTGCCGAATACACGTGCACGTGCACGTGCACACGCCCACATAAAACCAATAGACCTTAAGGACCACTTAGTGATTCATAAATATCACATCTATTAgattatattttaaactttttatatatatgtgtgtgtgaagAATTAAAAATATTCATGTTACCAACCTTATTTAAACATAATTATATCTCCAATTACATATTtacttgtttatatatatacacacacaaaggCGGAGCCATGTGTTGCTCCGCCCAGACGGTAGTCCGGGTAGCTTGTTTTTTCTTGATATTTTTCATACATAATATTTTGTCTTATTTTCTAGTAGCCGGTTGTCAATATTAGCTCAACAAtggtttaaattttttaaccCAGGTAGAAATAAAAACCTGACTCTGtctcagtatatatatataactttcCTTAGaacacaaaattgtttttcttGACATCACAATAAGCAGATCCAATCATCCAATACATAAATAACTAACCTcagtcaaataaaataataatatactaCAATCTCCTTTGCAATAATTGAGTGATAATACAAGTACTTAGAATAGATACAGGGAGGAACAAAACAAAAAGGGGGTGGAACATAAAAGTTGTCAAAAGCATGAATAATGAAGGGGGTGGCCTACAAacataattaaatcccaaagcaTAATTAGAGCTAGAGACATTGTTTTGACAATTAACTgattttatataaattataaatttggaATTAATTAATGGAAGAAAATGAGATGATAAGAGAGAATTTCAGCCAAGTAGCTAAAAAGGGACTTGAGGCCAACTAGCTACGACATGACAATTTTTATTAAGAGTGAGTcacatgtgagatcgtctcacgaatcataatctgtgagacgggtcaaccatatcattatttataatagaaagtaatactgttagcataaaaagtaatactttttcatcggtggcccaaataagagacccgtctcacaaatacgatctgtgagaccgtcttacacaaatttttgccttttaTTAATTGTGTGACGGATTGAGTGGTAGGATAAATTTATGTAAAGTATATGTACTCTTGTTTTTGGAGTAGAAAGAAATAAGAATACACACATATGTATATAAGAAAATAATCTAATTTGTCACTGTCATAGTGAGGTCAGAAAATCTAACAGGCCTTATTCTCATATATATTTGCTAAGTTTCTAAAAAAGCCTTCAAAACTAAAAGGATGGGCATCTCTTTGACCGTATATGCTTACTAAACTCAACTGAATAGTCATGATCACACAAATGAGTTATGCTACTTCAATTATATTTGAGATTTTTAACAAATAGATTTCAAACTCAATATGTATATGTACAATAAAGTGTTACAAAAGTTGAATATAATAACAAGATTTTTCTCTTTTCAAGAAACTAGTACTATGTCGCAAGCGCAAGAATTTTTCCCAAGTAGAAATTCAAGTGCATCCCATGCTTCTTGACATTCATCGAAGAATCCTCACTAACTTTGTTCCGGTTTCACAATGGCTTACTCAATGCATTTCCTTCTCGTATGCTCATTTCTACACCTTCAACTTCAGTAAAAGTACCATCACCTACTGTAACTAACGATGATGAATCGACGGCGGATCCGGCATGAATTTCCTTGAACATAGCCATAACTTGGATCATTGTGGGACGTTTCCATGCCCGATCATCCTAAGCATGAGCACGCCACTTTCAAGTATTGTAAAAGTTCTAGTTCTAAACTCGGGTCTTCTTTCAACAACCTGGGATCAAGAACATCGTGTATCTTCACTTTAGCCTGCTGTTTCATCCATCCCACAATATTGTTGTCCCCAAAGTCGACTGAATCCGTCGGCTTCCTACCGGTAAGCAGCTCGAGTAGAACCACGCCGTAGCTATAGACATCCCCTTTGGTCGAGCATCTAAAGCTTTGGTAGTACTCGGGAGGTACATATCCTGGCGTTCCAGCCAATGTGCTGACACTTAAGTGAGTGTCCATTACACTCACATGCCTTGCCATTCCGAAATCTGACACCCTGGCCTCAAAATTCTCATCGACTAGGACATTGCTTGATTTCATATCTCTATGAATGATGTGTGGAATACAGCTGTGATGGAGGAAAGCCAATCCCCTAGCTGATCCAATGACGAGTTTTCGCCTTGCAGCCCAATTTAGCTTGATCCCGATCTTTTTTCTGTCGTGTAAAACGTCCTCTAGGCTTCCGTATTTCATGTACTCGTAGACCAAGAGGCGTTCTTCTCCAACCTTGCAGTAGCCAAGGAGGGAAACAAGGTTCCTGTGCTTGATCTTCCCGATTGTTTCCATTTCGGCAGTGAATTCCCGATCACCTTGGCCGCTGATATGTATCAGTTTCTTGATAGCCACGATAGTTCCATCCTTTAGCTGGGCTCGGTACACTTCTCCAAATCCACCTGAGCCTATAAGACAGTCATCATGGAAGCCATTTGTGGCTTCAAGAAGATCCGCCAAAGTGAGATTCTTGAGAGGCTTTTCGAAGGTTGAGAGGGTGATGCTTAATGCATCACGAGCACTGATTTTCCATATGCTGTTGGCTGTGGCTGAATTTGAGTGGTTCTCCATGTAAGCCTCGATCGCTGCCTCCTGCTTCCTTGTCCTCTTCTTCGTTTCTATAGCAGCAAGCGTCAATCCAAGCACGCAGAAGAGGGAAAATAACAATCCTATTGCAACACTTCCTGCAATGGACGCGCGCTTATGGTGAGATTTTTCATGCTGGCCATTTCCTGAACCCAATCCCGCCCCACAACGGGGAAGAGGGTATCCACAAAGTCCTGAATTATTTGCAAACCGGGAATCAGGGAATGTGTCGAATGGAGCTGAATCCGGTATCATTCCCGATAGATTGTTATTCGACAGATCGATTTCACCCAAGCGGAGGCTGTTCAGTGACTGAGGAATGGAACCATTCAGCCTATTGTAGGAGAAGTCAAGAATAGCAACAGTCTTTAAGCCGGAGAGTTCCTGAGGAATTGGACCAGAAAGATCATTGTGTCCTAGGTTAAGTACAAACAAGTAGTACATGGAACCCAGCTCTTTCGGAATATTTCCCTCCAGTTCATTGTAAGACAGGTCAAGAAATATCATCGAGCCATTGCGATTGAAATTTGGCTGAAGGGTGCCACTATAAACTCTGTTGTAACTGCAGGGATATCTGGCCGAAATCCTGCTCAACTGTTTCTGCCTAATGCCTCCAAACTCGAGCAGATTCCCGGCTCCATGGCATTGTTTGCTCCCATCATTCTTGATATACGCAAACTGCTTCCCGGTGAGCAATCCTGCTGCAATTTTACCAGATTGCTTGGCCAACTCTGGAGGGATCGTCCCGTTCAAGAAATTAGTGTTAAGGTCCAACCAAATCAAGCTGCGACAATCCCCTAACTCAGCTGGAATATTTCCACTTAGCGAATTGTTTCCAAGTTTCAGAATCGCTAGATTGCCTAAAAGGCCTAAAGAAGCTGGTATTTCCCCGCTCAACTGATTATTAGACAACGAAAT
It encodes:
- the LOC140841781 gene encoding LOW QUALITY PROTEIN: brassinosteroid LRR receptor kinase-like (The sequence of the model RefSeq protein was modified relative to this genomic sequence to represent the inferred CDS: deleted 2 bases in 2 codons) is translated as MKDHDHLVSSKCFFFIFLCHHQSLRQKILMCVFFFFMFLLPSSQVFSASNELYRDSSQLISFKNSLIDPTQLQSWQPTISPCSFIGVSCKDSRVSSVDLSNSHLSADFSSVASFLLSLQNLESLVLKNAGIYGSISSVSSFSCGSFLSSLDLAENAISGSLTDISIIGTCGGLVFLNLSKNSLDPPFVKDVTQKDTPFPGLSSLQVLDVSYNNISGQNVVPWLLSSGFSELQCLSLKGNKLAGDLPVLNSKNLVYLDLSTNNLSTYFPSFIDCSNLQHLDLSSNKFHGDVENSLLKCGKLSFLNLSSNHLTGSVPQLPMGSIQYLYLGENDFLGTFPPNLSDLCTTLVELDLSFNNFTGNVPESLGACSATLELLDISRNDFFGEIPIDTLLELSNLRTLRMSFNYFTGPLPESFSKMVKLETLDVSSNNISGLIPSGLCQDRRTSLKWFYLQNNLLTGSIPQSLSNCSQLVSLDLSLNYLNGTIPPSLGTLSDLKDVILWLNQLNGEIPQDFMYLQNLENLILDFNDLSGSIPDSLSNCTRLYWISLSNNQLSGEIPASLGLLGNLAILKLGNNSLSGNIPAELGDCRSLIWLDLNTNFLNGTIPPELAKQSGKIAAGLLTGKQFAYIKNDGSKQCHGAGNLLEFGGIRQKQLSRISARYPCSYNRVYSGTLQPNFNRNGSMIFLDLSYNELEGNIPKELGSMYYLFVLNLGHNDLSGPIPQELSGLKTVAILDFSYNRLNGSIPQSLNSLRLGEIDLSNNNLSGMIPDSAPFDTFPDSRFANNSGLCGYPLPRCGAGLGSGNGQHEKSHHKRASIAGSVAIGLLFSLFCVLGLTLAAIETKKRTRKQEAAIEAYMENHSNSATANSIWKISARDALSITLSTFEKPLKNLTLADLLEATNGFHDDCLIGSGGFGEVYRAQLKDGTIVAIKKLIHISGQGDREFTAEMETIGKIKHRNLVSLLGYCKVGEERLLVYEYMKYGSLEDVLHDRKKIGIKLNWAARRKLVIGSARGLAFLHHSCIPHIIHRDMKSSNVLVDENFEARVSDFGMARHVSVMDTHLSVSTLAGTPGYVPPEYYQSFRCSTKGDVYSYGVVLLELLTGRKPTDSVDFGDNNIVGWMKQQAKVKIHDVLDPRLLKEDPSLELELLQYLKVACSCLDDRAWKRPTMIQVMAMFKEIHAGSAVDSSSLVTVGDGTFTEVEGVEMSIREGNALSKPL